The following are encoded in a window of Gossypium raimondii isolate GPD5lz chromosome 13, ASM2569854v1, whole genome shotgun sequence genomic DNA:
- the LOC105783085 gene encoding uncharacterized protein At1g51745 — MENGAGIDGGGVGSIVWVRRRNGSWWPGKILGPEELPASHLASPRIGTPVKLLGREDASVDWYNLEKSKRVKEFRCGEFDDCIERAESSQGVPPKKREKYARREDAILHALELEKELLRKQGKLDRPSNARSKSSGSAKKDSCGSDISNGKPGNTKSIQSRNQDTSIKGETVSSPVLLQKDQARNLPSSENDHAEIIPRMREMQDMGLKTACAKQKLTSFSALDDDTLSPSTRVPSMGRPAHINGEQRMEGVLRAKRSKCMYFPPESFDVLDYKEILRNQIEMSPSHFLECDSYPFHRLLIEDDSSEFLEDVESGSSESTSSESESESDSSETEPDMDEDITSHSGATICMDARLGAFQRLDTLGGGSMGQGESDESSLSGEMSHFYPHDPHSVNEAVSKWQLKGKRNLRNLGKRSMDASQIRGYDGYAPGLHSEERGMFRKRLLGQTYCRNHDFDNDVDVAGLSAKDFGAQMFGFDGTGSLYMPRDSSRSRDSFDRNIHDWEGMRWENHAAERNEWENEVWHFDPKFSTHRNFGGKRRSILIDIDLNVQASYQKEPVPIVSLMSKLDGKAIIGHPIQIEALDDNSTETLLSANGYFSNGLMNNGYTSLPPAWRTAKRTNFRVPRPHRPFAVGSYEGGEYHSLNHERKPPFKKYNVVSPNHSAALVKKRISHVPVFPTDRQLQRKLPKKVSLFSSPKTRTLSSIGIEHTLISKPIHDSGNCQMEGSIKPESSGLTTVVCIPVKLVFSRLLEKINRPPSKAANKVILSTSDAVRDPS; from the exons CGATTGGTACAATTTAGAAAAGTCTAAGCGTGTGAAGGAATTTCGATGTGGGGAGTTCGATGATTGCATTGAAAGGGCAGAATCCTCACAAGGTGTGCCACccaagaaaagagagaaatatgCTCGACGGGAAGACGCTATCCTTCATGCGCTTGAACTTGAGAAGGAATTATTgagaaaacaaggaaaattggATAGACCTTCTAATGCAAGAAGTAAATCATCTGGTTCTGCTAAGAAGGATTCTTGTGGTTCAGATATTAGTAATGGAAAACCTGGGAACAcaaaatcaattcaatccaGGAATCAAGATACTTCCATCAAGGGTGAGACAGTGAGTAGCCCTGTACTTTTGCAAAAAGATCAAGCCAGAAATCTGCCAAGTTCCGAAAATGATCACGCTGAAATCATACCTCGGATGAGAGAAATGCAGGATATGGGGCTCAAGACTGCATGTGCAAAGCAAAAGCTTACATCTTTCAGTGCTTTGGATGATGATACTCTATCTCCTTCAACAAGGGTTCCCAGCATGGGAAGACCTGCGCACATTAATG GAGAGCAGCGAATGGAAGGTGTTCTCCGAGCAAAGAGGAGCAAATGCATGTACTTCCCACCCGAGTCTTTTGATGTGTTGGATTATAAAGAAATTCTTCGAAATCAAATTGAGATGTCACCTTCCCATTTTCTGGAATGTGATTCTTATCCTTTTCATAGGCTCTTGATTGAAGATGATTCTAGTGAGTTCTTGGAAGATGTTGAATCTGGTTCTTCTGAATCAACTTCCTCTGAATCTGAGTCAGAGTCTGATTCTTCCGAGACCGAACCAGATATGGATGAGGATATCACTTCACACTCAG GTGCTACTATATGTATGGATGCTCGATTGGGTGCCTTTCAAAGACTCGACACACTAGGAGGTGGAAGCATGGGCCAGGGGGAGTCTGATGAGTCATCTCTTTCTGGCGAGATGTCTCACTTTTATCCTCATGATCCTCATTCTGTGAATGAAGCGGTGTCTAAATGGCAGCTTAAAGGGAAAAGGAACTTACGGAATCTGGGAAAAAGATCCATGGATGCATCACAGATAAGAGGTTATGATGGATATGCTCCTGGGTTACATTCGGAAGAACGAGGAATGTTCAGAAAAAGGTTGTTAGGTCAGACTTATTGTAGAAATCATGACTTCGACAATGATGTTGATGTGGCTGGTTTGAGTGCAAAAGATTTTGGAGCCCAAATGTTTGGTTTTGATGGTACAGGATCTTTATATATGCCAAGGGATTCATCCAGAAGTAGAGATAGTTTCGATCGTAACATCCATGATTGGGAAGGCATGCGATGGGAAAACCATGCTGCTGAGAGAAACGAGTGGGAGAATGAAGTGTGGcattttgatccaaaattttCTACCCATcgaaattttggtgggaaaagAAGATCTATATTGATagatattgatttgaatgtcCAAGCAAGCTATCAGAAAGAACCTGTACCTATAGTTTCATTGATGAGCAAGTTGGATGGGAAGGCAATAATAGGGCATCCCATTCAAATTGAAGCTCTAGACGACAATTCAACTGAGACTCTTCTCTCCGCTAATGGTTATTTCAGTAATGGGCTAATGAACAATGGATACACATCTCTTCCGCCAGCATGGAGGACTGCCAAGAGGACAAATTTTAGGGTCCCACGTCCTCACCGACCATTTGCAGTGGGTAGTTATGAAGGTGGTGAATATCATTCCTTGAATCATGAACGAAAACCACCTTTTAAGAAGTACAATGTAGTAAGTCCCAATCACAGTGCAGCCCTGGTTAAAAAGAGAATCTCTCATGTTCCAGTCTTTCCTACAGACAGGCAGTTACAAAGAAAGTTACCAAAGAAAGTAAGCTTATTTTCTAGCCCGAAAACAAGAACATTGTCATCGATTGGTATAGAACATACTCTCATATCTAAGCCCATACATGATAGTGGTAATTGTCAAATGGAGGGATCAATCAAACCAGAGTCATCTGGACTCACAACAGTGGTCTGCATACCTGTCAAACTAGTATTCAGTAGGTTACTTGAAAAGATCAATAGGCCACCTTCAAAAGCAGCTAATAAAGTGATTCTCTCCACTAGTGATGCAGTAAGAGATCCGTCCTAG